In the genome of Ananas comosus cultivar F153 linkage group 11, ASM154086v1, whole genome shotgun sequence, one region contains:
- the LOC109717716 gene encoding uncharacterized protein LOC109717716, with protein MSYENYDPCYPDQQVVDRYLPMWAGLPAFRSKPAFVWATDTPTGISSAQTTYSQLDASVRRIADGLLGSLRRGDAVLVLCSPGLLLVQLIFACQRAGLVAIPIVPPDARSFAPQKQGPPHFHLFRAISQTNPKAAVADARYKLAAASRRRVDRPSSTSNSNTRGYIGCGPDDAYLIQYTSGATAIPKPVVVTAGAAAHNVRAARRAYGLQPSSVIVSWLPQYHDCGLMFLLLTVVAGATCVLTSPQSFLQRPRIWLEMIAEFAATCTPVPSFALPLVLKRGRIGHGETPLSLWSLKNLILINEPIYKSAVDEFVAEFKPAGLNPSVISPSYGLAENCTFVSTSWHSSNGSTNTNNTSNWYEYLPSHKRLLPSARLSPASPPESSDAAEEEDITIMIVNENTCEPAEDGIEGEIWVSSASNASGYLGHPFLTREAFRGRLKGTAGRFFVRTGDRGVVLGQERYLYVLGRTTDVIELDNGRSSVHPHYIETAAYESCRDRLRGGCIAAFGLSTARELIRSVVVVVAELVDERRRGGGSVVSTVYRSVCEGIREGVMKQEGVEVGWVVLVESGSVPKTTSGKLRRWRAKEKLLSGEFEVVFEAKYDEKLMVFEHKVEEESEVRSTGKNHKLSNLLSFL; from the exons ATGTCATATGAAAATTACGATCCGTGTTACCCCGACCAGCAGGTGGTCGACCGCTACCTCCCGATGTGGGCCGGGCTGCCGGCTTTCCGGTCGAAGCCGGCCTTCGTGTGGGCCACCGACACTCCCACCGGAATCTCGTCGGCGCAAACAACCTACTCCCAGCTCGACGCATCCGTCCGCCGCATCGCCGACGGCCTACTCGGTTCTCTCCGCCGCGGCGACGCCGTCCTCGTCCTCTGCTCCCCGGGCCTCCTCCTCGTCCAGCTAATCTTCGCGTGCCAGCGCGCCGGTCTCGTCGCCATCCCGATCGTCCCCCCCGATGCTCGCTCATTCGCACCGCAAAAACAAGGCCCGCCGCACTTCCACCTCTTCCGCGCTATCTCGCAGACGAATCCGAAGGCCGCCGTCGCCGACGCGCGCTACAAATTGGCGGCCGCGAGCCGCCGCCGCGTCGACCGGCCTTCGTCGACGTCGAATTCGAACACTCGAGGATATATCGGCTGCGGGCCAGACGACGCGTACTTGATCCAGTACACGTCCGGCGCCACCGCGATACCGAAGCCCGTGGTGGTGAccgcgggggcggcggcgcacAACGTGCGGGCGGCGAGGAGGGCCTACGGCCTGCAGCCGAGCAGCGTTATTGTGTCGTGGCTGCCGCAGTACCACGACTGCGGCCTCATGTTCCTGCTCCTCACCGTCGTCGCCGGAGCCACGTGCGTGCTCACCTCACCGCAGTCGTTCCTGCAACGCCCGCGCATTTGGCTCGAAATGATCGCCGAGTTCGCGGCTACGTGCACGCCGGTCCCGTCCTTCGCCCTCCCTCTCGTTTTAAAGAGGGGCCGCATCGGCCATGGGGAGACGCCCCTTAGCCTGTGGAGCCTCAAAAACCTTATTCTGATCAATGAGCCTATATATAAATCCGCCGTCGATGAGTTCGTTGCCGAGTTCAAGCCCGCGGGGCTCAACCCTTCGGTGATCTCTCCGTCCTACGGGCTCGCCGAAAACTGCACCTTTGTATCCACCTCATGGCATTCTAGTAATGGCAGCACGAATACTAATAATACTAGTAATTGGTATGAGTATTTGCCGTCGCACAAAAGGCTCTTGCCCTCGGCGCGGCTATCTCCTGCATCGCCACCGGAATCGTCAGATGCagcggaagaagaagatatcACAATAATGATAGTGAACGAAAACACCTGCGAGCCTGCGGAGGACGGCATCGAGGGAGAGATATGGGTCTCCTCGGCGAGCAACGCGTCGGGCTACCTCGGCCACCCGTTTTTAACCCGCGAGGCGTTCCGTGGGCGGCTTAAAGGGACCGCAGGGAGGTTCTTCGTGCGCACCGGAGATCGCGGCGTGGTCCTAGGACAGGAGAG ATATCTCTACGTGCTCGGCCGCACTACGGATGTCATCGAACTCGACAACGGGCGAAGCTCGGTCCACCCGCATTACATCGAGACCGCGGCGTACGAAAGCTGCCGCGATCGCCTCCGCGGCGGCTGCATCGCCGCCTTCGGATTATCCACGGCGCGGGAATTGATCAGGAGCGTTGTAGTGGTGGTGGCCGAGCTGGTAGAtgaaaggagaagaggaggagggagtgTAGTGAGTACTGTTTACAGGAGTGTATGTGAGGGGATAAGAGAGGGAGTGATGAAGCAAGAGGGGGTGGAAGTGGGGTGGGTGGTGTTGGTGGAGAGTGGAAGTGTTCCGAAAACGACTTCGGGGAAGTTGAGGAGGTGGAGGGCGAAGGAGAAGCTGTTGAGTGGGGAGTTTGAAGTGGTGTTTGAGGCAAAATATGATGAGAAATTAATGGTGTTTGAGCATAAAGTTGAGGAGGAGAGTGAAGTGAGGAGTACTGggaaaaatcataaattatctaatttgttatcttttctttga